From a single Wenzhouxiangella sp. XN24 genomic region:
- a CDS encoding DUF418 domain-containing protein yields MATSAAAPTAKSDRHDVLDALRGFALFGIFLANIRVFSGWEYLDAGQRAELSGDGYHLLDFLHLAVIEGKFYTLFSLLFGIGFALQLHRLQGRGAAATRIYLRRTTILLAFGIIHLFVFWVGDILTPYALLGFVLLAIRDWSDRTLLIAAGLALLAPIVGYALFWALALDPSLGLYSLSFAMMPPGAEDPMVRLLLGDWGERLQAAVAAGVLRFGHLFDTWRWPKLFAIMLLGMWAGRRLVAGRLLGETRLLVGILVLGGISGGVAGPILASLDGLGFNRPHSLQGLFAVIAYTFAVIPLGLAYAAGFVLLWRSMSGILAILAAPGRMALTNYLAQTVIGLGVFYGVGLGQAGLWSVQMLLGFACAVYAVQVIFSILWLRHFHYGPMEWAWRALTYGAVPRIRRLEPAPEKPEL; encoded by the coding sequence ATGGCGACAAGCGCCGCCGCGCCGACCGCGAAAAGCGACCGCCATGACGTGCTCGATGCGCTCAGGGGTTTCGCCTTGTTCGGCATCTTCCTGGCGAATATCCGCGTCTTCAGCGGCTGGGAGTATCTCGACGCCGGGCAACGGGCCGAACTCTCCGGAGACGGCTATCACCTCCTCGATTTCCTCCACCTCGCGGTGATCGAAGGGAAGTTCTACACGCTGTTCTCCCTACTGTTCGGGATCGGCTTCGCGCTCCAACTCCACCGCCTGCAGGGACGCGGGGCCGCGGCAACGCGTATCTACCTTCGCCGCACCACCATCCTGCTCGCCTTCGGGATCATCCACCTGTTCGTCTTCTGGGTGGGGGACATCCTCACGCCCTACGCCCTGCTCGGCTTCGTCCTGCTCGCGATCCGCGACTGGTCGGACCGGACGCTGCTCATCGCGGCCGGCCTGGCGCTTCTTGCGCCCATCGTGGGTTACGCATTGTTCTGGGCGCTGGCATTGGATCCAAGCCTCGGCCTCTACTCGCTTTCTTTCGCGATGATGCCGCCGGGTGCGGAAGACCCGATGGTCCGGCTGCTGCTGGGCGATTGGGGGGAGCGACTGCAAGCGGCCGTCGCCGCAGGCGTGCTGCGCTTCGGGCACCTGTTCGACACGTGGCGCTGGCCGAAGCTGTTTGCGATCATGCTGCTTGGCATGTGGGCCGGGCGGCGGCTCGTAGCCGGCCGGTTGCTGGGTGAAACCCGGCTCCTGGTCGGCATCCTCGTCCTCGGCGGGATCAGCGGCGGGGTCGCCGGCCCGATCCTCGCGTCACTGGACGGGTTGGGGTTCAACCGGCCGCATTCCCTGCAGGGCCTTTTCGCCGTCATCGCCTACACCTTCGCCGTCATCCCGCTGGGCCTCGCCTATGCGGCGGGCTTCGTGCTGCTCTGGCGAAGCATGTCCGGCATCCTCGCCATCCTGGCCGCCCCGGGTCGCATGGCGCTGACCAATTATCTGGCGCAGACTGTCATCGGCCTCGGCGTGTTCTACGGCGTGGGTCTCGGCCAGGCCGGGCTCTGGTCTGTCCAGATGCTGCTGGGCTTCGCCTGCGCCGTTTATGCGGTGCAGGTGATCTTCTCGATCCTGTGGTTGCGGCACTTCCACTACGGCCCCATGGAATGGGCCTGGCGCGCCCTGACCTACGGCGCCGTCCCGCGGATCCGACGACTCGAGCCGGCACCCGAAAAACCAGAGTTGTAG
- a CDS encoding TonB-dependent receptor — protein MLNPPASAVRRRGPRLAMTVQTALVLALSSPAAGQAETGAAVSAPGDASVAGSPSAVLNLGAIVVSATRTEREQFTTPAAVSVLTRESIQDTQPYGFQDVFEMIPGVNVQGGPRRIAEEPAIRGFADEQVIIRLDGTRQNFNKAHGGRFLVDPDLIRSIEVLRGASSAVYGSGALGGVFVIETVNGRDMTGDRNGFGTRLKASHQSNGDEWGGSAIAYGQAGAFDILGSYVVRDVREDLEDGGGDPIAATQDEIGEGLFKFGFEPGRHQRVELTIDRFENQGINPTNANAVATPTNVVDRSTERDSARFRYRYDDPGNRWLHLDFSAYRNNVDTDEFRLDDGRVDRTNFETRGLEVTNSSRFGGGIDGMRLTYGIELYGDEQSGTREGADRPQFPDADVDYRAGFIQAEIPFGERISMIPGVRYDEFEYAPAGAFPSRDEDSVSPRLAIGWSPTDDLYLWTEYAEAFRAPSLTELYADGVHFVAPFGPGQIVINEFVPTPGLLPEESSQFQAGLRWRRASLFGSDLDMELDLTAWTSDVKNFVDQTVIFISGPPAFNPITQTLEFPGITTNSNVDAELKGFEATVRLQGRVGWVQAALTAIEGEGADGEDLGSVQPDRVALAAGVHLLSDQLSVGGELIASSDRRDVPEGALATPGYGKTDVFLNWLPDRGLLSGFELRLALDNVFDKDYRIHPNGIDQPGRSIRLTIAKDLQWLD, from the coding sequence ATGCTCAATCCGCCCGCCAGTGCCGTCCGCCGCCGGGGCCCGCGGCTCGCCATGACCGTCCAGACCGCTCTCGTCCTGGCGCTCTCCTCCCCCGCTGCCGGCCAGGCCGAAACCGGCGCTGCCGTCTCCGCTCCAGGCGACGCGTCGGTGGCCGGGTCGCCGAGTGCCGTGCTGAATCTCGGCGCCATCGTTGTTTCAGCCACGCGGACCGAGCGCGAGCAGTTCACGACGCCGGCTGCGGTGTCGGTGCTCACGCGGGAAAGCATTCAAGACACACAGCCCTACGGTTTTCAGGACGTTTTCGAGATGATACCGGGCGTGAATGTCCAGGGCGGGCCGCGACGCATCGCAGAGGAGCCGGCGATCCGCGGCTTTGCCGACGAGCAAGTCATCATCCGTCTCGACGGTACACGGCAGAACTTCAACAAGGCGCACGGCGGCCGCTTCCTGGTGGATCCGGACCTGATCCGCTCCATCGAGGTGCTGCGCGGCGCCAGCTCGGCCGTGTACGGCAGCGGTGCACTCGGCGGTGTCTTCGTCATCGAGACCGTCAACGGCCGTGACATGACGGGGGACCGGAACGGATTCGGGACCCGGCTCAAGGCCAGTCACCAGTCGAACGGTGATGAGTGGGGCGGATCGGCCATCGCCTATGGGCAGGCCGGCGCATTCGACATCCTCGGCAGCTACGTGGTGCGTGACGTCCGCGAGGACCTGGAAGACGGCGGCGGCGATCCCATCGCGGCAACGCAGGACGAGATCGGCGAGGGGCTGTTCAAGTTCGGTTTCGAGCCCGGACGCCACCAACGCGTGGAGTTGACGATCGACCGCTTCGAGAACCAGGGCATCAACCCCACCAACGCCAACGCAGTCGCCACACCCACCAACGTCGTGGACCGGAGCACGGAACGCGACAGCGCCCGTTTTCGCTATCGCTACGACGATCCGGGCAACCGTTGGCTGCACCTGGATTTCTCCGCCTACAGGAACAACGTCGACACGGACGAGTTTCGCCTGGACGACGGGCGTGTGGACCGGACGAACTTTGAAACCCGCGGGCTGGAAGTGACCAACTCCTCTCGCTTCGGCGGGGGGATCGACGGCATGCGGCTGACGTATGGTATCGAGCTGTACGGCGACGAACAGAGCGGAACGCGCGAAGGCGCCGATCGCCCGCAATTTCCGGACGCCGACGTGGACTACCGCGCCGGTTTCATCCAGGCCGAGATTCCCTTCGGCGAGCGCATCTCGATGATCCCGGGTGTGCGCTACGACGAGTTCGAATACGCGCCCGCAGGTGCGTTTCCAAGCCGGGATGAGGACAGCGTGTCGCCGCGGCTGGCCATCGGCTGGTCGCCCACCGATGATCTTTACCTGTGGACCGAGTATGCCGAGGCTTTTCGTGCGCCGAGCCTCACCGAACTGTACGCCGACGGCGTGCACTTTGTCGCGCCGTTCGGGCCCGGCCAGATCGTGATCAACGAGTTCGTGCCGACGCCAGGCCTCCTTCCGGAGGAATCGAGCCAATTCCAGGCTGGCCTGCGCTGGCGACGCGCCTCGCTGTTCGGCAGTGACCTGGACATGGAACTCGATCTCACCGCCTGGACCAGCGATGTGAAGAATTTCGTTGATCAGACGGTGATTTTCATCTCCGGCCCGCCGGCCTTCAACCCGATCACCCAGACGCTGGAATTCCCGGGGATCACGACCAACAGCAATGTCGATGCAGAACTCAAGGGGTTCGAGGCGACGGTGCGGCTCCAGGGCCGCGTCGGGTGGGTCCAGGCGGCGCTTACCGCCATCGAGGGCGAGGGTGCGGACGGCGAGGACCTCGGGAGCGTTCAACCTGACCGGGTTGCGCTGGCTGCGGGTGTCCACCTGCTGAGCGACCAACTGTCCGTGGGCGGGGAACTCATTGCCTCGAGCGATCGCCGCGATGTGCCGGAAGGCGCACTGGCAACGCCCGGCTACGGCAAGACCGACGTGTTCCTCAACTGGCTGCCGGATCGTGGCCTGCTGTCGGGCTTCGAGCTCCGCCTGGCGCTGGACAATGTCTTCGACAAGGACTACCGCATCCATCCCAACGGCATCGACCAACCCGGCCGCAGCATACGACTCACCATAGCCAAGGACTTGCAATGGCTGGATTGA
- a CDS encoding MAC/perforin domain-containing protein, whose protein sequence is MRFPVAFTLSAAVFAAQAWAADAGRPGEAFSGCETVIAATPQIASSRQRITDAAIRVDTLTNREFASFSVDELAGSLGENEIDACWFRLDGVWREDRPISLDTSFVPRGWSSARPELVHLANGTYTTPLHIVVLPSPAPGKMLEVTLAEGVGRPVRYVSEDGVTLRELLEDRGQTKVYSTSPRALTPGLAPELIVDVTRTGYLRLRMGGAHFYRPAPGTVSRVSGDDPFMIGYTMENLRANRAGYDISEQNPNRLLQNPKAEVFDFATDRGAVVDQRRVVPLGLKLVKEETQGTVYYSTNVSSEREYQAMTQSTFGNSTRIGISGQVGPGGRDGGRTASVNAEAGIGWGAASARQQFSSLRNSGSVAEEIGYMRFKKLALVLDPTYARLTDRFIDAVADAQRYGDFRELLDRFGTHYAYAVTYGAAGEMRQRITAQAFERRRQSTTSSSSNERVAFIVGETSAYRASETQSAASFRETNEYGERTFDAVGGNGSWDQNGFSAGDAHYPILADLRPLSELLNPINFPGQHEIYIDLRRDMDVAIQEYLRSKADLSTVSLLPEFVPPPEKKPWEGTIRTMKIVSATGGRGTVTVTSPAAGVRQGFTRICLVNHTKGTRTLVHNVRNINNLESHGSGAQSCANFPSNLTLNLTAMAAGRPASISNSTGFRLAPFNGRLLHFTWR, encoded by the coding sequence ATGCGTTTCCCGGTCGCATTTACCCTGTCAGCGGCCGTCTTCGCCGCGCAGGCCTGGGCCGCCGACGCGGGGCGGCCCGGTGAAGCGTTCTCCGGTTGCGAAACGGTGATCGCGGCGACACCGCAGATCGCCTCTTCGCGCCAGCGAATCACGGATGCCGCGATACGCGTCGATACCCTGACCAATCGCGAGTTCGCGAGTTTCTCGGTGGATGAACTGGCCGGCAGTCTCGGGGAAAACGAGATCGACGCGTGCTGGTTCCGCCTCGACGGCGTGTGGCGCGAAGACAGGCCCATCTCGCTGGATACGAGTTTCGTTCCCCGGGGCTGGAGCAGCGCCCGGCCCGAGCTCGTACACCTGGCGAACGGCACCTACACCACGCCGCTGCACATCGTCGTGCTGCCGTCTCCGGCTCCCGGGAAAATGCTGGAGGTCACGTTGGCCGAAGGCGTCGGGAGACCGGTGCGATACGTGAGCGAGGATGGTGTGACATTGCGGGAGCTGCTCGAGGACCGCGGGCAAACGAAGGTCTACTCCACCTCGCCGCGTGCGCTCACGCCCGGCCTCGCGCCAGAACTGATCGTCGACGTCACGCGCACCGGCTACCTGCGCCTGCGCATGGGTGGCGCGCACTTCTATCGCCCGGCGCCCGGCACGGTCTCCAGGGTCAGTGGCGACGATCCATTCATGATCGGCTACACGATGGAGAACCTGCGCGCCAACAGGGCGGGGTATGACATTAGCGAGCAGAACCCGAACCGGTTGTTGCAGAACCCGAAAGCGGAAGTCTTCGACTTCGCCACCGATCGCGGCGCAGTGGTCGACCAGCGCCGCGTGGTGCCGCTGGGACTGAAACTGGTCAAGGAAGAGACGCAGGGCACGGTGTACTACTCGACGAACGTGTCCAGCGAGCGCGAGTACCAGGCGATGACACAGTCTACTTTCGGCAACAGCACGCGCATCGGCATTTCCGGGCAGGTCGGCCCTGGTGGCCGGGATGGCGGCAGGACTGCCAGCGTGAACGCCGAAGCGGGAATCGGCTGGGGTGCCGCAAGCGCGAGGCAGCAGTTCAGTTCATTGCGTAACAGCGGGTCGGTCGCTGAGGAAATCGGCTACATGCGCTTCAAGAAACTCGCGCTGGTCCTGGACCCGACCTACGCGCGGCTGACTGACCGGTTCATCGACGCCGTCGCCGACGCGCAGCGCTACGGCGATTTCCGCGAGCTCCTCGACCGCTTCGGCACCCACTATGCCTATGCCGTCACCTACGGCGCCGCGGGGGAAATGCGCCAACGGATCACCGCGCAGGCCTTCGAGCGGCGCCGCCAGAGCACAACCTCGTCCAGCAGCAACGAGCGTGTTGCATTCATCGTCGGGGAGACATCCGCCTACCGCGCGTCCGAGACGCAGTCCGCCGCGAGTTTCCGCGAGACCAACGAGTATGGCGAGCGCACGTTCGACGCCGTCGGCGGCAACGGCAGCTGGGACCAGAACGGATTCTCGGCCGGCGATGCGCACTACCCGATACTCGCCGACCTGCGTCCCCTGAGCGAACTGCTGAACCCGATCAATTTCCCGGGGCAGCACGAGATCTATATCGACCTGCGGCGCGACATGGACGTGGCGATCCAGGAATACCTGCGTAGCAAGGCCGATTTATCAACGGTCTCGCTGTTGCCCGAGTTCGTTCCCCCGCCCGAGAAAAAGCCCTGGGAAGGCACCATCCGCACGATGAAAATCGTCAGCGCCACGGGCGGGCGGGGAACGGTGACCGTCACCAGTCCGGCAGCCGGTGTGCGGCAGGGCTTCACACGGATTTGCCTGGTCAACCATACGAAGGGCACCCGGACCCTGGTGCACAACGTAAGGAATATCAACAATCTCGAGAGCCACGGCTCCGGCGCGCAGTCCTGCGCCAATTTTCCGTCAAACCTGACGCTCAACCTGACGGCCATGGCAGCCGGCCGTCCTGCATCGATATCCAACTCCACCGGATTCCGTCTTGCGCCCTTTAACGGTCGCCTGCTCCATTTCACGTGGCGCTAG
- a CDS encoding RNA polymerase sigma factor: MDAPAADEALMSRYRDGDAGAFETLYQRHRGGLFRFILRQCGEQAVAEELFQDVWMRVIKARSSYEVTARFTTWLYQVARNRVIDHYRRQSLRLVDDVDTDSDGPAEPAAPACEQPDRRAESTQGIDRLVALVMQLPPDQREAFLLREEAGMNIDEIADCTGVAPETAKSRLRYAVNKLRAGLSEYHE, translated from the coding sequence ATGGACGCGCCTGCCGCCGACGAGGCCTTGATGAGCCGCTACCGCGATGGCGATGCCGGGGCGTTCGAGACGCTCTACCAGCGCCATCGCGGTGGCCTTTTCCGCTTCATCCTGCGTCAATGCGGCGAGCAGGCGGTCGCCGAGGAACTGTTCCAGGACGTGTGGATGCGCGTCATCAAGGCGCGATCGAGCTACGAGGTCACGGCCCGGTTCACGACGTGGCTTTACCAGGTGGCCCGCAACCGCGTCATCGATCATTACCGGCGTCAGTCCCTGCGCCTGGTGGATGACGTCGACACCGACAGCGATGGTCCAGCGGAACCGGCCGCGCCTGCCTGCGAGCAGCCCGACCGGCGGGCGGAATCGACGCAAGGTATCGACCGCCTGGTGGCGCTCGTCATGCAATTGCCGCCGGACCAACGCGAAGCATTTTTGCTGCGCGAGGAGGCCGGAATGAACATCGACGAGATCGCGGACTGCACGGGGGTCGCGCCGGAAACCGCCAAGAGTCGCCTGCGCTATGCTGTCAACAAGCTGCGCGCCGGCCTGAGCGAATACCATGAGTGA
- a CDS encoding VWA domain-containing protein: protein MTCKTRFMLFTVSAALAIFAGCAQPPDVPVPEPQDAVHQPPAEREAGRDLTGKTEYRGAELRMAVTAQKGLMGNTGPGAGGIRMPSEPVNRENYANFDDNPVQRVAEDPVSTFSIDVDTGAYANVRRLLRVGQLPPQDAVRAEEFINYFSYDYAPPTGRGTPFNVIREIAPAPWNADNYLLHIGIQGYRPAQREVPNANLVFLIDVSGSMNAPDKLGLLKSSLKLLTRQLGADDSVSMVVYAGASGVVLEPTPGNQRATIIAALERLQAGGSTNGGAGINLAYAMAEQAFIPGGINRVLLATDGDFNVGTTSIEMLKNLVEEKRNSGIALTTLGFGTGNYNDHLMEQIADVGNGNYAYIDTLNEAQKVLVDELHSTMLTIAKDVKIQIEFNPAVVAEYRLVGYENRLLKREDFNNDKIDAGEIGAGHSVTAIYEISLVGSRGQLTDPLRYQDEPVTAPKGEEIAFLKMRYKAPDSGQSQLLEWAIERSKMRDDVREASEDFRFSAAVAAFAQQLRGGDYTGEFSYADIKALANSARGDDPYGYRGEFVSLVTLAGSLAQPEPLARVDGED from the coding sequence ATGACCTGCAAAACCCGCTTCATGCTATTCACCGTGTCCGCAGCGCTCGCGATCTTCGCCGGGTGCGCGCAACCACCCGACGTGCCGGTTCCCGAGCCCCAGGATGCGGTGCATCAACCACCCGCCGAGAGAGAAGCAGGTCGCGACTTGACCGGAAAAACTGAATACCGGGGCGCCGAGTTGCGGATGGCGGTGACGGCCCAGAAGGGTCTGATGGGAAATACAGGTCCCGGCGCTGGCGGCATCCGCATGCCGAGCGAGCCCGTCAACCGCGAGAATTACGCGAATTTTGACGACAACCCGGTGCAGCGTGTCGCAGAGGATCCCGTCTCGACTTTTAGTATCGACGTCGACACCGGGGCCTATGCCAACGTCCGCCGGCTGCTGCGCGTCGGGCAACTGCCACCACAGGACGCGGTGCGCGCGGAAGAGTTCATCAACTACTTCAGCTACGACTATGCTCCGCCGACCGGCCGGGGGACGCCGTTCAACGTCATTCGCGAGATCGCCCCGGCACCCTGGAACGCCGACAACTACCTGTTGCATATCGGCATCCAGGGGTACCGGCCCGCACAGCGCGAGGTGCCGAACGCCAATCTCGTGTTCCTGATCGACGTGTCCGGATCGATGAACGCGCCGGACAAGCTCGGCTTGTTGAAATCATCCCTGAAGCTGCTCACTCGCCAGCTCGGCGCCGACGATTCCGTGTCGATGGTGGTGTATGCGGGTGCATCCGGGGTCGTACTGGAACCGACGCCGGGCAACCAGCGCGCCACGATCATTGCCGCCCTCGAGCGCCTGCAGGCCGGCGGCTCGACCAATGGCGGAGCGGGCATCAACCTCGCCTACGCGATGGCCGAGCAGGCGTTCATCCCGGGCGGCATCAACCGCGTGCTGCTGGCGACCGACGGCGATTTCAATGTCGGCACCACCAGCATCGAGATGCTGAAGAACCTGGTCGAGGAGAAACGCAACAGCGGTATCGCGCTCACGACGCTGGGATTCGGCACCGGCAACTACAACGACCACCTGATGGAGCAGATCGCCGACGTGGGCAATGGCAACTACGCCTATATCGACACGCTGAACGAGGCGCAAAAGGTGCTGGTCGATGAACTGCACTCGACCATGCTGACCATCGCGAAAGACGTCAAGATACAGATCGAGTTCAATCCGGCGGTGGTGGCCGAGTACCGGCTGGTCGGCTATGAGAACCGCCTGTTGAAGCGTGAGGACTTCAACAACGACAAGATCGACGCCGGGGAGATCGGCGCCGGTCATAGCGTCACGGCCATCTATGAGATATCACTGGTCGGCAGCCGGGGCCAGCTGACCGATCCCCTGCGCTACCAGGACGAACCCGTCACCGCACCGAAGGGCGAAGAGATCGCGTTCCTGAAAATGCGTTACAAGGCGCCGGACAGCGGGCAAAGCCAGTTGCTGGAATGGGCGATCGAGCGCTCCAAGATGCGCGATGACGTGCGCGAGGCGTCGGAGGATTTTCGCTTCTCGGCAGCGGTCGCGGCGTTTGCGCAACAGTTGCGGGGCGGCGATTACACCGGCGAATTCTCTTACGCCGACATCAAGGCGCTGGCCAACAGTGCGCGCGGCGATGACCCCTACGGCTATCGTGGGGAATTCGTCAGTCTCGTGACCCTCGCCGGGTCGCTGGCGCAGCCGGAACCGCTGGCGCGGGTCGATGGCGAGGACTGA
- a CDS encoding DUF2470 domain-containing protein → MQPNKESLLQAVDDAVRMAARTLVRTARHGALALVDAMEYGPSVSRVGLATDTDGMPLFPNSSLSGRIEAMTRDGRAALLLGEPGRGDPLAHPRLSLTGTVRRLAGETHARCRRRYLERHPKASLYIDFPDFSLWRFEIASAAYVQGFGKAYALDRADLETRCADWPEWHAMEAGAIAHMNLDHRDATRLYATRLCGADDGDWRITGLDPEGIDLASGDDHRRYTYPAPLARAEELRPRLIELAGEARQQAAMDRVRHSGHSENEPGIP, encoded by the coding sequence ATGCAGCCCAACAAAGAGTCACTCCTGCAAGCCGTGGACGATGCGGTGCGCATGGCTGCGAGGACGTTGGTCCGGACTGCGCGCCATGGCGCTCTCGCGCTGGTCGACGCCATGGAGTACGGACCGAGCGTGTCCCGGGTCGGGCTCGCCACCGATACCGACGGCATGCCCCTCTTCCCGAATTCTTCGCTCTCCGGCCGGATCGAGGCGATGACGCGCGACGGTCGGGCGGCCTTGCTCCTGGGTGAGCCTGGCCGCGGTGATCCACTGGCGCATCCGCGCCTCTCACTGACCGGCACGGTCCGACGCCTCGCTGGCGAAACCCATGCCCGGTGCCGGCGCCGCTACCTCGAGCGGCATCCCAAGGCCTCGCTTTATATCGACTTCCCGGATTTTTCCCTGTGGCGTTTCGAGATCGCGTCAGCGGCCTACGTCCAGGGCTTCGGCAAAGCCTACGCGCTGGACCGTGCGGACCTGGAAACCCGATGTGCGGATTGGCCTGAATGGCATGCGATGGAAGCCGGTGCGATCGCACACATGAACTTGGATCACCGCGACGCGACCAGGCTTTACGCGACGCGTCTCTGCGGCGCCGACGACGGTGACTGGCGCATCACGGGGCTGGACCCCGAGGGTATCGATCTCGCATCAGGCGATGATCACCGCCGCTACACCTACCCGGCGCCACTCGCCCGCGCCGAGGAGCTTCGCCCGCGACTCATCGAGCTCGCAGGTGAGGCGCGCCAGCAGGCCGCAATGGACCGGGTGCGGCATTCCGGACACTCCGAGAACGAGCCAGGCATCCCATAG
- a CDS encoding hemin uptake protein HemP, whose amino-acid sequence MAGLNRSKDTQACADGLRAPDTAAPTREMDSRDLLGEHRRLRIRHRGQVYELRETRLGKLILTK is encoded by the coding sequence ATGGCTGGATTGAACCGCAGCAAAGACACGCAGGCCTGTGCGGATGGCCTGCGTGCGCCTGACACGGCCGCGCCGACGCGGGAAATGGACAGCCGCGACCTGCTAGGCGAGCATCGGCGCCTGCGCATCCGCCATCGGGGCCAAGTCTACGAACTGCGCGAAACGCGCCTGGGGAAACTGATCCTGACCAAGTGA
- a CDS encoding DEAD/DEAH box helicase gives MKDSPAKTPAASFNELGLGGDVLDAIAAVGYEAPSPIQAATIPVLLAGRDMLGQAQTGTGKTAAFALPMLSRIEVRSGPPQGIVLVPTRELAIQVAEAFQRYASKIKGFHVLPIYGGQSYGPQLASLKRGAQIVVGTPGRVMDHLKRGTLDLGDVTCLVLDEADEMLQMGFVADIEWILEQTPPGRQVALFSATLPGPIRRIAQQHLSDPVEVSIKSKTSTATNIRQRYWVVSGLHKLDALTRILEVEPFDGMLIFTRTKVATVELAERLEARGFAATALNGDMQQKERERTVARFKNGKLDILVATDVAARGLDVERISHVVNYDVPYDTESYVHRIGRTGRAGRSGEAILFVTPRERNMLRAIERATRSPLEPMELPTHADVNEQRVARFRLRIVEAIAAGQAEPFISLIEEFEREQDVPAVEIAAALASLLQGGSPLLLKEGSASPAAKDGRTREHPERGAPQSQQRLTDEDTETFRIEVGYAHGVKPGNIVGAIANVAGLEGWQIGHVDIREDHTFVGLPRGMPKVVIAELAKARVAGQVLQISAATDVPPKTARKHPSKGPRKGPGKSTVKSPGKSNGKPPGQRPGKSPGKPTGKSPKGSRAK, from the coding sequence ATGAAAGATTCTCCTGCGAAGACACCCGCCGCCTCGTTCAACGAACTCGGCCTGGGCGGCGATGTCCTGGACGCCATAGCGGCCGTCGGCTACGAAGCGCCCTCCCCCATCCAGGCCGCGACCATTCCCGTGCTGCTGGCCGGGCGGGACATGCTCGGCCAGGCGCAGACCGGCACCGGCAAGACCGCCGCGTTCGCGCTGCCGATGCTGAGCCGGATCGAAGTCCGGTCGGGCCCGCCGCAGGGCATCGTGCTGGTCCCCACCCGCGAACTGGCCATCCAGGTCGCCGAGGCCTTCCAGCGCTATGCGTCGAAGATCAAGGGCTTCCACGTGCTGCCGATTTACGGCGGGCAGAGCTACGGGCCGCAGCTGGCGAGCCTCAAGCGCGGCGCGCAGATCGTCGTCGGCACGCCGGGGCGCGTCATGGATCACCTCAAGCGCGGCACGCTGGACCTCGGCGACGTCACCTGCCTGGTGCTGGACGAGGCCGACGAGATGCTCCAGATGGGCTTCGTCGCGGACATCGAATGGATCCTCGAACAGACGCCGCCCGGCCGCCAGGTCGCCCTGTTCTCGGCCACTCTGCCGGGCCCGATTCGCCGCATCGCGCAACAGCACCTCAGCGATCCGGTCGAGGTCTCGATCAAGAGCAAGACCAGCACCGCCACCAACATCCGGCAGCGCTACTGGGTGGTGAGCGGATTGCACAAGCTCGATGCATTGACCCGCATCCTCGAGGTGGAGCCGTTCGACGGCATGCTGATTTTCACCCGCACCAAGGTGGCGACGGTGGAACTCGCGGAGCGGCTCGAGGCGCGTGGCTTCGCGGCCACCGCCCTGAACGGCGACATGCAACAGAAGGAGCGCGAGCGCACGGTCGCGCGCTTCAAGAACGGCAAGCTCGACATCCTCGTCGCCACCGACGTCGCGGCGCGGGGGCTCGACGTGGAGCGGATCAGCCATGTCGTGAACTACGACGTGCCCTACGACACCGAGTCGTACGTCCACCGTATCGGCCGAACCGGCCGCGCGGGACGCAGCGGCGAAGCGATCCTCTTCGTCACGCCGCGTGAACGCAACATGCTGCGCGCCATCGAGCGGGCCACCCGCTCCCCCCTCGAGCCGATGGAGTTGCCGACCCACGCCGACGTGAACGAGCAGCGGGTGGCGCGCTTCCGACTGCGGATCGTCGAAGCGATCGCGGCCGGCCAGGCTGAGCCGTTCATCAGCCTGATCGAAGAGTTCGAGCGCGAGCAGGACGTGCCGGCCGTGGAAATCGCCGCCGCGCTGGCGAGCCTGCTCCAGGGTGGCAGCCCGTTGCTTCTCAAGGAAGGATCCGCCAGTCCGGCGGCCAAAGACGGCCGCACACGCGAGCACCCGGAACGCGGCGCGCCGCAGTCCCAGCAACGGCTGACCGACGAAGACACGGAGACTTTCCGCATCGAGGTCGGCTACGCGCACGGCGTGAAACCCGGCAACATCGTGGGCGCCATCGCCAACGTCGCCGGCCTCGAAGGCTGGCAGATCGGCCACGTCGACATCCGCGAGGACCATACCTTCGTCGGGTTGCCGAGGGGCATGCCGAAAGTGGTGATTGCAGAGCTCGCCAAGGCACGGGTGGCCGGACAGGTACTCCAGATCAGCGCCGCCACGGACGTGCCGCCGAAAACGGCGCGCAAGCATCCGTCGAAGGGGCCCCGCAAGGGGCCCGGTAAGTCGACCGTGAAATCGCCCGGGAAATCGAACGGGAAACCGCCCGGGCAACGGCCCGGCAAATCGCCGGGCAAGCCGACCGGCAAGTCGCCGAAGGGTTCACGAGCGAAATAA